In a single window of the Flavivirga spongiicola genome:
- a CDS encoding sugar phosphate isomerase/epimerase family protein — MKQTRRQFITITGAASAGLLLTSMDVPLKVVAPKKGFALKIYATRWGFKGSMDAFCKEVKKEGYDGIEDWFPNNVADEEALYEALDKYNLRFGALTGSGGNGFEEHQKSYTKNLLKVISKKPDFINCHAGKDFFSFKENKQLIDFAIQQSKSSGVPIYQETHRGRILFAPHVCSRFLDAFSELKLTLDISHWCAVAESLLGDQKETVAKALKRTSHIHSRIGHEESAQVSEPRAPEWKNAVNAHYAWWDVVVNQKKEAGEVLTMTTEFGPANYMWTMPYTRQPLADQWAINVHMMHEWRKRYL, encoded by the coding sequence ATGAAACAAACCAGACGTCAATTTATAACAATAACAGGAGCAGCAAGTGCGGGATTGCTTTTAACCAGTATGGACGTTCCATTAAAGGTAGTAGCTCCAAAGAAAGGTTTTGCACTTAAAATTTATGCTACACGGTGGGGTTTTAAAGGTTCTATGGATGCGTTTTGTAAAGAAGTAAAAAAGGAAGGATATGATGGTATTGAGGATTGGTTTCCTAATAATGTAGCTGACGAAGAGGCATTGTATGAAGCTTTAGATAAATATAATTTACGATTTGGTGCTTTAACTGGAAGTGGTGGAAATGGTTTTGAAGAACATCAAAAAAGCTACACTAAGAACTTGCTTAAAGTCATATCTAAAAAGCCAGATTTTATAAATTGTCATGCTGGGAAAGATTTTTTTTCATTTAAAGAAAATAAACAGCTTATAGATTTTGCCATTCAACAATCAAAATCCTCTGGTGTTCCTATATATCAGGAAACACACCGTGGACGCATATTATTTGCACCACATGTTTGCAGCCGTTTTCTAGATGCGTTTTCAGAGTTGAAATTAACCTTAGATATTTCCCATTGGTGTGCGGTAGCTGAAAGTCTATTAGGCGATCAAAAAGAAACCGTAGCAAAAGCGCTAAAGCGCACATCACATATCCATTCGCGAATTGGTCATGAAGAAAGCGCTCAAGTTAGTGAGCCTAGAGCTCCAGAATGGAAAAATGCTGTTAATGCACATTATGCTTGGTGGGATGTAGTTGTAAATCAAAAGAAAGAAGCAGGTGAAGTACTTACAATGACAACAGAATTTGGACCAGCTAACTATATGTGGACGATGCCATATACTAGGCAACCATTGGCTGATCAATGGGCTATTAATGTGCATATGATGCATGAATGGAGAAAGAGATACTTATAA
- a CDS encoding DUF1501 domain-containing protein: protein MDLYNEAEKRKLEFTTRRHFLKQCTTGLGGIALSSLIGPQQLFATNTNNSFDPKNLPHFLPKAKRIIYLHMAGAPSQLELFDYKPALKKLHDLDCPKSLLEGKRFAFIQGTPKMLGPQFDFKQYGQSGTYISDALPHFSKIVDDVAIIKSMHTDEFNHAPAQLLLQTGSARSGRPSMGAWVTYGLGSENENLPGYMVLVSGGKNPSAGKNAWGSGFLPSEYQGVQCRNSGDPILYVSNPNGMSRDIRKKSLKAINKINESQYKEFNDDETLSRISQYEMAFKMQISVPDVMDVSKEPDYIRDMYGAKQGEASFANNCLLARRLVEQGVRFVQLYHWGWDMHGDSKASSLNEGLKTKCEEVDQPMTALVKDLKQRGLLDDTLIVWGGEFGRTPMRENRGGVIMPYYGRDHHTEAYTIWMAGGGIKGGLSYGETDEIGYYGIKDKVHIHDLQATILNQLGINHEKFTYNFQGRDFRLTDVHGRVIKDLLI, encoded by the coding sequence ATGGATTTGTATAACGAAGCAGAGAAAAGAAAACTAGAGTTTACAACACGAAGACATTTTCTGAAGCAATGTACTACGGGTTTAGGCGGTATTGCATTATCATCCTTAATAGGTCCACAGCAACTATTTGCAACGAATACTAATAACAGTTTTGATCCTAAAAACCTACCACACTTTTTACCGAAAGCAAAGCGAATCATTTATTTACACATGGCTGGAGCACCTTCTCAATTGGAACTGTTCGATTATAAACCAGCTTTAAAAAAATTACATGATTTAGATTGTCCGAAGTCCTTATTAGAAGGAAAACGATTTGCATTTATACAAGGAACACCTAAAATGTTAGGTCCTCAATTTGATTTCAAGCAATACGGGCAATCGGGAACCTATATTTCTGATGCCTTACCTCATTTTAGTAAGATTGTAGACGATGTAGCAATTATAAAGTCTATGCATACTGATGAGTTTAATCATGCGCCAGCGCAACTATTATTACAAACAGGAAGTGCACGATCTGGGAGGCCAAGTATGGGAGCCTGGGTGACTTATGGGTTAGGATCAGAAAATGAAAACTTACCAGGATATATGGTTTTAGTTTCTGGTGGAAAAAACCCTAGTGCAGGTAAGAATGCTTGGGGAAGTGGGTTTCTGCCTTCAGAATATCAAGGCGTTCAATGTCGTAATTCGGGAGATCCAATTTTATATGTATCGAACCCTAACGGCATGAGTAGAGACATTCGAAAAAAGTCTTTAAAAGCTATAAATAAAATTAATGAAAGTCAGTATAAAGAGTTTAATGATGATGAGACTTTATCACGAATTTCTCAATATGAAATGGCTTTTAAAATGCAGATCTCAGTTCCAGATGTTATGGATGTTTCTAAAGAACCAGATTATATTAGAGATATGTATGGAGCAAAACAGGGAGAAGCTTCATTTGCTAATAATTGTTTGTTAGCACGCCGATTGGTTGAGCAAGGGGTGAGATTTGTGCAATTGTATCATTGGGGGTGGGATATGCACGGAGATAGTAAGGCAAGCTCTTTAAATGAAGGATTAAAAACAAAATGTGAAGAAGTAGATCAACCCATGACGGCCTTAGTAAAAGATTTAAAACAAAGAGGGCTTTTAGATGACACATTGATTGTTTGGGGAGGTGAGTTTGGACGAACCCCTATGCGCGAAAATAGAGGGGGTGTTATCATGCCATACTATGGAAGAGACCATCATACCGAAGCTTATACCATTTGGATGGCAGGTGGAGGTATTAAAGGAGGGTTGTCTTATGGAGAAACAGATGAAATAGGATATTACGGCATTAAAGATAAAGTGCATATTCACGATTTACAAGCTACCATATTAAATCAGTTAGGAATTAACCATGAGAAATTTACCTATAATTTTCAAGGTAGAGATTTTAGGCTTACCGATGTGCATGGTCGAGTAATTAAAGATTTGCTGATATAA